One Elephas maximus indicus isolate mEleMax1 chromosome 18, mEleMax1 primary haplotype, whole genome shotgun sequence genomic region harbors:
- the LOC126061628 gene encoding translationally-controlled tumor protein-like translates to MIIYPDLISHDEMFSYVYRIREITDGLRLEVEGKMVSRTEGNTDDSLIGGNASAEGLDGEGTESTVIADVDIAINHHLQETSFTKEAYKKYIKDYMKSVKGELEEQRAERVKPFMTGAAGQIKHILANLKNYRFFIGENTNPDGMVALLDYREDGVTPYMIFLKDGLEMDKC, encoded by the coding sequence ATGATCATCTACCCGGACCTCATCAGCCATGATGAGATGTTCTCCTACGTTTACAGGATCCGGGAGATCACGGACGGGCTGCGCCTGGAGGTGGAGGGGAAGATGGTCAGTAGGACAGAGGGTAACACTGACGACTCGCTCATTGGTGGAAATGCCTCAGCTGAAGGCCTCGATGGTGAAGGAACCGAAAGCACAGTAATCGCTGATGTTGATATTGCCATCAACCATCACTTGCAGGAAACCAGTTTTACAAAAGAAGCCTACAAGAAGTACATCAAAGATTACATGAAATCAGTCAAAGGCGAACTTGAAGAACAGAGAGCAGAAAGAGTAAAACCTTTTATGACAGGGGCTGCAGGACAAATCAAGCACATCCTTGCTAATTTAAAAAACTACCGGTTCTTTATTGGTGAAAACACGAATCCAGATGGTATGGTTGCTCTGCTGGACTACCGTGAGGATGGTGTGACCCCGTATATGATTTTCTTGAAGGATGGTTTAGAAATGGACAAATGTTAA